Proteins encoded in a region of the Raphanus sativus cultivar WK10039 chromosome 8, ASM80110v3, whole genome shotgun sequence genome:
- the LOC108822920 gene encoding helicase-like transcription factor CHR27, whose translation MTRYPSPLEPGARPFGSMVAEASLKGSSEVHTQASVSNAPSQPRDSTKLTVRENNVSGVDNEKLPAQQAQKRTIPPSFNPPPAPSRSANSIGHANKADNTIPATRGSAPSYLLRDTTTFTRNVEYVVSSNVSGVDDKKLPAQQANTSKSANSVSHGNVGDYSSPAVGNKNTFGDGYYRGAHAESDCSNKKH comes from the exons ATGACGAGGTATCCGAGCCCACTAGAACCAGGAGCAAGACCCTTTGGCTCTATG GTAGCAGAAGCTTCCCTCAAGGGTTCCTCTGAAGTTCATACTCAAGCGTCTGTTAGTAATGCCCCATCTCAGCCAAGAGACTCTACAAAACTTACAGTGCGTGAGAATAATGTTTCTGGTGTGGATAATGAGAAGCTCCCTGCTCAACAAGCTCAGAAACGAACCATTCCACCTTCTTTTAATCCACCTCCTGCTCCTTCAAGAAGTGCTAACAGTATAGGTCATGCCAACAAGGCGGATAATACAATTCCAGCTACTCGCGGTAGTGCACCGAGTTATTTGCTAAGAGACACTACAACATTTACAAGGAATGTCGAGTATGTTGTAAGCTCTAATGTCTCTGGTGTGGATGATAAGAAGCTTCCTGCTCAACAAGCTAATACATCAAAAAGTGCTAACAGTGTTAGTCATGGAAACGTGGGGGATTATAGTAGTCCAGCTGTAGGTAACAAGAATACTTTTGGTGATGGTTACTACCGTGGAGCTCATGCTGAGAGTGATTGTTCTAATAAGAAGCACTAA